A DNA window from Fusarium fujikuroi IMI 58289 draft genome, chromosome FFUJ_chr11 contains the following coding sequences:
- a CDS encoding related to trichothecene 3-O-acetyltransferase gives MAPTKTEILVVDQPALHSKTVATQEVIPLPDLAPPLLPTEKIGPMGWIRSLLHFELDESYNSDEITSILKKAYSAFKERTPIAGCEAVPTAEYLETGLLQLRHYGDEIKHDFLVKDLRKEDFPSFEELKRRGYPTSVLDPDVVCQRGLGGEWPQAGDRLNTTMVQLNFIKGGLLLNVLFLHAYIDGTTAYKFTEIFAEEVRKAQGLAISNPAEIPCDDRAKLMKPPDNIVGKPEDHPEYIEVPFTPEGPPPKLASPIHHGHIFYFSPEKIHELKEAAAPRNAKLFKPDDISSYISTTDALTALVWRCTMTAQHGKKEGEDKPTGPSMVGLALDARRRAGKPIHKHTLGNILGFAPAVMDIEKILEHDDVSLADIALVVRGAVNKSKETYLATVSSLVDNLGNVSRLIPAIFLDMPGNHALFSSWREFPFYDIQWGPALGGRIKAIRPPSVGVTHSMHIMLPDRPEAGPGVELFVGTENSAMESLLENPLWRQYA, from the coding sequence atggctcccaCCAAAACAGAGATTCTGGTCGTAGACCAACCCGCTCTCCACTCCAAAACCGTCGCTACCCAAGAGGTCATACCACTTCCTGATCTCGCTCCCCCTTTACTTCCCACTGAGAAGATTGGGCCCATGGGATGGATCCGAAGTCTTTTGcactttgagcttgatgagagcTACAATTCTGATGAGATAACTTCTATTCTTAAGAAGGCTTACTCGGCGTTCAAAGAGCGCACGCCTATTGCGGGGTGTGAAGCCGTTCCTACCGCTGAGTACCTCGAGACTGGGCTTTTGCAGCTTCGTCATTACGGTGATGAGATTAAACATGATTTTCTTGTCAAGGACCTTCGAAAGGAAGACTTCCCTAGCTTTGAGGAGCTGAAGCGTCGAGGTTATCCTACTTCTGTTCTGGATCCTGATGTTGTTTGTCAACGAGGTCTTGGTGGGGAATGGCCACAAGCTGGGGACCGGTTGAACACTACTATGGTGCAACTCAATTTCATCAAGGGCGGCTTACTCCTCAATGTCCTCTTCCTACACGCTTACATCGATGGAACAACAGCGTACAAGTTCACCGAGATCTTCGCCGAGGAAGTCCGCAAAGCTCAAGGCCTAGCTATCTCCAACCCAGCCGAAATCCCCTGTGACGATAGAGCAAAGCTGATGAAGCCACCCGATAACATCGTCGGCAAGCCCGAGGATCATCCCGAGTACATCGAAGTACCCTTCACACCCGAGGGTCCCCCACCGAAGCTAGCTTCACCAATTCACCACGGCCACATCTTTTACTTCTCCCCTGAGAAGATCCACGAACTCAAAGAAGCTGCTGCGCCTCGCAATGCTAAGCTTTTCAAACCCGACGACATTTCTTCTTACATCTCGACTACCGATGCTTTGACTGCTCTAGTCTGGCGATGCACCATGACAGCCCAGCATGGGAAGAAGGAGGGTGAGGATAAGCCCACTGGTCCATCCATGGTTGGCCTGGCTCTGGATGCTCGTCGTCGTGCTGGCAAGCCTATTCATAAACATACTCTCGGCAACATTCTTGGCTTCGCACCAGCCGTCATGGACATCGAGAAGATTCTAGAGCATGACGACGTCAGCCTAGCAGACATAGCTCTTGTTGTCCGAGGCGCCGTGAACAAGTCCAAGGAGACGTATCTCGCCACCGTCAGCTCCCTCGTGGACAATCTGGGTAACGTGTCACGATTGATACCCGCCATCTTCCTTGACATGCCAGGTAACCATGCCCTGTTCTCGTCCTGGAGAGAGTTTCCTTTCTATGATATCCAATGGGGTCCTGCCCTGGGGGGTCGGATCAAGGCTATTCGACCGCCCTCAGTGGGAGTGACTCACTCGATGCATATTATGCTGCCTGATAGGCCCGAGGCGGGTCCTGGTGTTGAGTTATTCGTTGGTACGGAGAACAGCGCGATGGAGAGTTTATTAGAGAACCCTCTTTGGAGGCAATATGCTTAG
- a CDS encoding related to integral membrane protein: MAVDPNIVAIFGPPPQGLDLERNVITTYNVVVCVVLGIAVTVVALRFYVRNMKSANIEMDDWAVLVSLFCASATVAMTILAGEHGSGAHVWSIKLTTLVDVFKVHPLPKLCQFDAYQTQIVYAEPFVYALAVTSVKISILLLYRRLFPLGIDKNRLYTIMFWIATFLTTVYPFILWITMPFACKPVSHFWNQYLGAKGKCIEVKLFFLVLGIMNMMNDIIILTVPIPRIWTLHMNNKTKISIICIMLLGSFVCVASIARIYYLWGFFQNLDATWWMGPSFAWSSLEPSVAVISACLPTLAPLFRIKRINSTSRGTPSGPTDLSKSGSKHFQLFSVNRTKGGAFGSDDDEVELTYDVGRGGTGDGSIWKNQGGSAAEQGIVVQTQVSVTHQDRKGRTSTD; this comes from the exons ATGGCAGTTGACCCCAACATCGTAGCCATCTTTGGTCCACCGCCGCAAGGGCTGGACCTTGAGAGGAATGTCATCACCACCTACAATGTTGTCGTTTGTGTTGTTCTCGGTATCGCTGTCACAGTTGTCGCGTTGCGGTTTTACGTGAGGAACATGAAGTCGGCGAACATCGAGATGGATGATTGGGCTGTGTTGGTCAGCCTG TTTTGTGCTTCAGCTACTGTCGCTATGACAATATTGG CGGGAGAGCATGGCTCTGGAGCTCATGTTTGGTCAATCAAGCTCACCACTCTCGTCGACGTCTTCAAGGTGCACCCACTACCAAAGCTCTGCCAATTCGACGCTTACCAAACTCAGATTGTCTACGCCGAACCCTTCGTATACGCCCTCGCCGTCACATCCGTCAAAAtcagcatcctcctcctgtATCGCCGCCTCTTCCCCCTCGGCATCGACAAAAACCGACTGTACACAATAATGTTCTGGATAGCGACCTTTTTAACGACCGTCTACCCATTTATCCTCTGGATCACCATGCCTTTCGCCTGTAAACCCGTCAGTCATTTCTGGAATCAGTATCTTGGCGCTAAGGGCAAATGTATCGAGGTCAAATTGttcttccttgttcttggaatCATGAACATGATGAACGATATCATCATTCTGACGGTTCCGATACCGAGAATTTGGACACTTCATATGAACAATAAGACCAAGATTTCTATCATTTGCATCAtgcttcttggcagctt TGTCTGTGTCGCCAGTATCGCGCGAATCTACTACCTCTGGGGCTTCTTCCAAAACCTCGACGCGACATGGTGGATGGGCCCATCATTCGCGTGGTCCAGCCTCGAGCCCTCCGTTGCAGTAATATCAGCTTGTCTCCCCACACTAGCACCATTATTTCGCATCAAGCGCATTAATTCTACTTCACGTGGTACACCATCAGGACCAACTGATCTATCCAAATCTGGTTCAAAACACTTCCAACTCTTCAGTGTGAACAGGACGAAAGGAGGTGCTTTCggtagtgatgatgatgaggtcgAATTGACATACGATGTTGGGAGAGGAGGAACCGGTGATGGGTCAATTTGGAAGAATCAGGGGGGCTCGGCTGCTGAACAAGGGATTGTTGTCCAGACGCAGGTTTCGGTGACGCATCAAGACAGGAAAGGCCGTACTAGCACTGATTAG